The genome window AAGTGGGAATTTATAGCCAATAAGCAAGGCGTGGGGGTCAGTAGATGAAATATTACTAAGGAAACATCAGGAGCAAGGGGATTCTGGCTAAACCCtaacaggattcttgctgaaggAAGGTCAGGGTGATTGGACATCACTTGGGGCATGGTGAGAGATGAGGAACCTGATCAGATAGCAAGGGAGATCAGATATTGAGGATGAGACATGCTGGCTAACCTGACttagcaggattcttgctaaaattgGACTGTGATAAGATGAACACAGAAGTCAAATGTCAGGGCCTCTCTTCTCAATTAGGACTCTTGATCAAGTTAATAGAACTAATAGCTTTCTCCCACACTGAATTTTTTCTCCTCAGACAATATCCTCATTACtcctttgaaattatttaatcAGTTATCTGCTTTTCAGCAAATTCAGTTTTTCACTTTTTAGTCTTGACACTCcctaacttatttttttccttaaagtttaAGAAATTCAGAAAGACCTATAATACTATATAGTTTTAAGTCAATGTGTACCTTTTAAGTTTTTCTATGCATGTATAATGTCTTAACAAGTAATGACATACTTTTGTAATCTGCAGTTCATTTAATTAAACATATTATGGGaagtcatattatttttaaacatgtaacATGTTCATAAGGCTAAACATTGAATAAGTATAGAAAACAGTCTTCCTGCTaacatttttaatggctgcagcATAGTACTTGTAGGGAAGGACTGTGTATCATTTTAACCCTCTCCAGTTGTTGACATTTGTGATGGATCTGTTACTATTtgggtttggttttattttgctaCTCAGAAATACTTGGTTGAACAGTCTTGCAGAAACAtctttgggtcatgttttcaggataaatttctctaatttccttcctttcatccgtTCCTGatttcttcctctctgacctTTCTCCTTCATCATCTTATCTTTTTTGCTGCCTCCAAGTGCATTTATCACTCAAGCTTCAACTCCTGTTCCTTTGCCTTTACCTAGCACTTCCTAATGTTCTCAGGGATCCATACTCGGTCCCTATTCCTTCCCTGTATTCTCTCGTCTCTCCAGGTGCCACACCTGAAAGATCATGCCCAGAAGATAAATCTTTCTTTCCTTTACCAATGTTCCTATTATTTTCTGCTGAATAGTCTGTTCCATATCTTTGAGCTTCAGAGATTTAATATGAATTATGATCCTGCAAGTTAAAACAGTTTGAAAACTGCTGGACTAGAGGGCCCCTTAAACATTACCTCTCCCTCCCTGACAAAGAGACAAAAGGTGGGACAGGTGAGGTAACATTATCTTGAGTCAGAGTGGGACTCGGTTAACAACTGGCAGTGATTGTCTGAGTGTCACCTGCAGGCTGCTATTTTAAGCTTGTGTTTTCACTCCAGTAGGaaaaagtattttatctttttacttattATTAAAACTTGTACTTATATGGAAGTTTTAGTAATTTATATGTACCATTTTGGTTATAGATCTGAGAGTTCTGAACGACCTGGGTCTCAAAAAATGACCCAAGTATGCATATTATTTCTTAGTCTGTATTCTATACGTTTTATGAGAAATATAAATTcctatttatacatatatttgtggAAATGATTGGATTAAATTACATTTGGGGAATCCTAGTGCTTGTTTTGTAAAGTCTTAAAATAGAGATAGAACCAAGATAACATCAAgactttttcacttttctttgcagggatggaaaataaagcaaagcagTATTTTATCGTCTATATTTCAGCAGGCCTTCTGAAGTTTAACTAAAAATATGACTCTGCTTTCTTCAGAGAACTGCTCTTCTCAGTACCAGTTACATCAAACAAGTCAGCTCCTAGATGGTAACTGTCTGCTAATCTTGATTATACttggaaaaatattattaaatatcctCACACtgggaatgagaagaaaaaacacCTGTCAAAATTTTATGGAATATTTTTGCATTTCACTAGCATTCATGGACCTTTTACTCTTGGTAAACATTTCCATTATATCCTATTTCAGGGATTTTGTACTTTTAGACATTAGGTTTACTAAATACCACATCTGCTTGTTTactcaaattatttcttttacttacGGCTTTTTGCATTATCCAGTTTTCCTGATAGCTTGGATAGATTATTATCTGAATTTTTCTAAAACCAACCTTCCATTTAAGtgtcagaaattattttatttctttacagtaATTTCAATTTGGATTTTAGTGTTTGCTTATGTTTTGGGAGATCCAGATATCTACCAAAACCTGAAGGCACAGAATGTTTATCCTTATCAATGTCCTTTCTACGTCAGCATTCAAAGTTACTGGCTGTCATTTTCCATGGTGATgattttatttatggctttcaTAACTTCTTGGTCAGAAGTTATTACCTTGGTACAGGCTATTAGGATAACTTCCTACATGAATGAGACTGTCCTATATTTCCCCTTTTCATCCCATTCTAGTTGTACTGTGAACTCTAAAAAAACACTCTTGCCCAAGTTCATTGTCTGTTTTCTCGGTACATGGTTACCGTTTGTACTACTTCAAATAATTATCCTTTTATTTAAAGTACAGATTCCAGCATACATTGAGATGAACATTCCGTGGTTGTACTTTGTCAATAGTTTTCTCATTGCTACAGTTTACTGGTTTAAATGTCACAAGTTTAATTTAAGAGACATTGCATTACCTGTGGATCCATTTGTCAACTGGAAATGCTGCTTCACTGCACCTGCAATTCATGATCCTGAGCAAATTGAAAAGCCTACATCAATTATAACTTGTTAACATGTTGCCGTGTTAAAACTTACAACTGTGGtattttcaaaggagaaaaaataacttGGGGCATACCAAGACTGAACTGAACTGAAGTCTCCCTCAACCGTCTCAATGTGTATTTTGGGGCTGtgatattatttgtctttttgtttgtttttaaacaaaataattccaagaaaaaatgttatatcTGTTCAGGAAAATTGCATGTTACAAATATTAACATAGAAGTGAAATGAGTTAACATTTGGCCATACTGATGTTTCTGTTATCCAAAAAACTACTGGATGCAAACTGTTATGTAAATCTGAGATTCGCTGCCAACTTTTATACAaacttaaataaacatttttatttaatccacAGCAATAAAATCAAGATCGTCTTCTTAAAATGATTTGGTATAAATATTCTTTAACATAGGGGAAGAttagctaattttaaaaatatgtatttgttcttaatgtaaatatttctgCAAGCTAAGTTTCGGTTGCTTACCTTCCAGAACTGGTAGTGACTGACTAGGTTTCTCTCCATGACACACCAGATTCCTTTTCAGTTATAACTTAGATGTCACTTGCAATATCAGATCATAACTCCTTTCACTGTAAAAGTAAAGGAGGGCTTCTTATCCTCAGCACTGTTGGTATTTTGGGTTAGGTGATGCTTTGTTTGGGGAGAACGCCCTGTGCATTGTGAGATATTTAGTAGCATGCTCAcccctctacccactagataccaTCAATAGCACTCTCTTCCCCAGTCTTGATAATCAAAATGTCTCCAGGCATATCCAAACCTCCCATGGGGGGCAAAATCGTCCCTGGCTGAGAACTACAGGAATAAAGGAATCTGAAGGGCAAATAATTTGAAGTCACTTTGTGAATTCAATTGAACTACATAGAAGTGTCTAACCTGTCAATGTCTAAACCTGGCCCTCTCGCTTCTCTGTTCCTTTTCCTCTGAATGTATTGCTTTCTAATTGGCCATAACACGGCACTatggtatttaaaatgttttgtactTAATAAAACCCTGCAGTTTTTAAATCAGGAAAATTTATAACTATTTCAAATCCCTTAGtaagctttgttgttgttgttcacttAGAAAGCCCCCATGCCTCAtaagcttaaagaaaaaaagaaatgcaatagaCCAGCCAAATGGAAgaggcttttattagtaaagaAATGAACTTAACAGCTGGTCTACAATATATTATTGaattataaacaatataaataaatgatcctGTAGGCCCACTTAACCTTCATCCAGACCCACATGAAGCAATGTTACAACAATATTCTATGTGAAAATATGCAGGTAACAAAGGTGCAATTACAAGTAAGTTTAAGCAGCAGAGTATAAGGTGCTTTAATTTAACAGTTAACGTTGCCATCAACAGACATTTGAATGCTTAATTTTACTTCACTGAATACAGACACAACAAATatgaaaatctaaaattaatacACATGCTACTTGTTAATATGAAAGtgccttctctttttttaaaaaaaaatataccaAATGGAAAGACTTTTTACATAGATCATGGTGTGCTCTTATAATGCAAAATTAACTTCATTTTCAGGTTATACAATTGAAAACTAACTACAGACACCAATCTAGGAACACTAATGCTAAGAGTGCTAAAACTATTTAATTTCCTGTAAAGAGGACTCTAATACAATATCCAATGTAAAGAATACATCTATATATAATCTTAACATTTGTTttctataaagataaaaaatgctTTTTCCCCTTAGTGATGCTTTGTTCATCCTGGGTGGATCAGCTTTTGAGGTTTTAATCATTTGAAAGTCCTATTTTAGAACAATGTGAGGAATCAAACGTAGGAATAGAAAAAGTCAAATAACATGTACTTGAAGAAtcaaaaattagtattttttaaaaactaatatatcACACAAATTTGCCTTTGtttaaatcaacaacaaaaagttaacaAGACAAAAGCATTAATTTAGCAGGGGCCTGAAATGCCTGCCGTCTGTGTCGGCATCCATCCTGCACACTGCTGCTGCCTACAACTCCAGCCCTCAGCACAAGCTCACTCCTGACTCGAAGCATAGTTTCTAGAACctactttgacttttttttccctacagaaaaaaaaaatttttttaataaggtGACTGGGAATCTTGGGTGAATGTCTCGGAAGTTAGACATCCAAAATGATACACCCAAAGTTAGACATCCTTGCACGCTCcgctgactttatttttttaaatcctcacctggggatatttttcccattgcttttcagagagaacatggaagggaggaagggagggaggacgagagagagaaacatcaatgcaagagagacacactgactggttgcctcctgtatgcacccaactgaggcagagagggaacccacaacccaggtacatgccctttactgggaattgaacatgcAACCCTTCAGTTCAAGAGCCAAAAGGTACTtacacaatatatatattaacatcaTAAAATAtgggtaattatttttaaaattcggTAAATCAAAACATCTTAAATTTTAATGCCATGGGGAAAAAATTTGTTTTACTTGTGTTCCTTTTTAAATCAATTTGTTAAAGATTCTAATCTGACATGTATTTGGACATTTTCCTGCTTTAAGAAGCTgtgactgcccagctggtgtggctaagtggttgagcatcaacctataaccagaggttacggttcgattctcagggcacatatccgggttggggctcgatccccagtgtggggcatggaggaggcagccaatcaatgattctctctcatcattgatatttctacttctccctctcccttcctttctgaaatcaatgagatattttcatttttttatctttatagagAATGTTAGTATCAAGCAATGTTACTATGTAAAGCTGTGTCAATAGGAGTTAAAGTGTAAGTCACAGAATCCTCAAGTGGTAAGGAATATACCCAGTTGATAACTGATCCCATTCAATGCTTACCCCCCCCAAATACTTGTCAATTTAAACACAGAACTCTTTTATGTTTACTACTTctatatttcaaagtaaaacacTTTTACTTTGTAATGTGTGCTTTCTAAAAAGGAGATATTtgtaataacatttattttatgtagtcttccttgctttaaaaacaaaagtacaaAACAACCTGTTCAGCAATTTCCTTTGAAATTTCCCAGTGTTAGATATGCTTCACTGTCAATACTGGGTATAAAGCTTTTGCAGTTAAAAATGTATAGTAAGTCAGCACCAGCTTCTTCGTATTGTTCTGTCACACCCCCTGCATAGCAACACCTCTGCAATAGATTCAAGTGTCAAAACAATTCTTAGAAATATGGGCTGTCACAAAATATAAATCCTTACTGTTAGTACCCTTAATTTCATAACCTAATCAGGTTTATGACTGATGGATATTTAGTAGGTGAAATGCTATAGGAATTGATGTGATTTACTCAGACCCCTTATCTGTCATCTAGCCTAATTCTTACCCCAATGCATAAAAAATTTCCCTCAGTTCCAACTTTATATTCAGTACattaagtaataataattatgtCCATATCTGTTTAAACTGCAAACAAAATTATGTTTGGGAAGATTTTGTTTACTTATTACTAGTTCCTTACGTCATGTATACTACACGctgcacatagtaagtgttcgaACAGTTTGCTAAATGAATGGATAAGTGCCTGAATGATAAtgtccatatcctatataataaaaggctaatatgcaaatctactgaacagcataacgactggttgctatgatgcacactgaccaccaggaggcagatgctcaacacaggagctgcccgctgatggtcagtgcgctcccacagggggagcccgctcagccagaagccgggctcacagctggcgagcacggTGGTGGCCATGCAGTTGGATATCCCcaccaagggctcccagactgtgagagggcataggccgggctgagggaccccccagagtgcacgaatgtcgtggactgggcctctagtgtgttcaTATATTCCACGGTTAGCTAGCAAGCAGCATTTAGAAAAATGTCCTCATTTGCTTGTCTGTTTGAATTTTCTGCCTTGTTCCTTAGGACAACAAAGACTAGGTGACCCAGGGAATATTgcttaataaataattatcttttaGCAATTGCTCTGAAGTATGAAAGGAACTgttgaaaagggaaagagaattaAGTAGAAGCAACTTAAAAACACCTCATTATGTGGCCCAGAATCATAGTTTTAGAGCTGGGAGGAACCTGAGAGATGATTTAAATCAAAATCAACATTTTTAGTATAGGCTCCACACTGTACATAGAAGAGGAAGCAGGTTTAAAGGTAAGTAACTGCCGAGGGTGTCGCGCACAGCTATTGCAACTGGATGTAAAACCCCAGTCATTCATCATAGTAATTTAATGATTATGTAGATCTATTAACTATTACAGTATTTAGTACTACCTAACAAAAAGAATTATGACTTTTCAACCATTCTAAATGAAGATTGTAAGCAATGGATACTTCTGGTTTGCTTGAGGCAAGACTGAAAAGTTCCTTCTTTCTAAAGTAGGTTGATATTTACTTCACCACCAGCTCCACCATCCTCACAAGCACCAACTTTTTCACCTCTATCAATGAAAGCTCCAAAAAACATGGATTCAACACTATAATTTTTAAGCCAATAATGATGGCTACTATCAATCCTTAAGAAGATTACTGGAGTCCAATTAAATAGGTGGTCTAAAAGGACTTACTATATTACTCTTAAATTTAAAACCATGCCATGTTAACATAACAGTGTTTTAAAttcatattgatttatttttttccaaattaagaGTCATTCTatactttcttttaaacaatacatttaaaaaccttTGCACAGGTTTTCTCTCTATGGATTCACATTTATGTCACCAGTCTCACTGAGAGCAGTTGTACTTTTCAAAgacagtagaaaaaaatatttttctagtgtACCCCCTAATATCTGAGATTAAAACGGtcatctttaaataaaattaagtgttCATAAGctataaaaagggaaaacatgAAACATTCATGGGAAACATTTCCCAAAAGGTTCCGTAAACATCGCATTTAAAAGGTTCATGTGTTAAGAGTAGAATGGGACAATTTTCATTAGAGAAGCTGGGCTTCAGATCTGAAAAGGAGGGAGGCCACTTCCTTTTAATATGTGTGTACTAAAGTGACAGTTCAGAAAAAGCCAAATGTTTTGCTCTGGAATATGACGGCAATAATTACCATCATATTAGTACTTCACAACTTTCAAAAAAAGCTTTCTCATAGTATTATTTTAAGCTAGATTAAGctctaaaaaattatatgtaaaactttagaattcttaaaaatttagGAAACTTTTTCCaaagataatataatttttaacactTTACTGATGTAATGGCTTGTACTGCTGCTATAAAGGAAATCATATAGTGATACATTTTCTGAACTTACAACAAAAGAGGAATATCTTCCCAAAGAATTCTTTTAAAGATATACAGCTCTTAATAGCTTGAAATTAAATTTTGCTAAAACTGCATATTTACTTTCCCTAATACTGT of Eptesicus fuscus isolate TK198812 chromosome 3, DD_ASM_mEF_20220401, whole genome shotgun sequence contains these proteins:
- the GPR160 gene encoding probable G-protein coupled receptor 160; translated protein: MTLLSSENCSSQYQLHQTSQLLDGNCLLILIILGKILLNILTLGMRRKNTCQNFMEYFCISLAFMDLLLLVNISIISYFRDFVLLDIRFTKYHICLFTQIISFTYGFLHYPVFLIAWIDYYLNFSKTNLPFKCQKLFYFFTVISIWILVFAYVLGDPDIYQNLKAQNVYPYQCPFYVSIQSYWLSFSMVMILFMAFITSWSEVITLVQAIRITSYMNETVLYFPFSSHSSCTVNSKKTLLPKFIVCFLGTWLPFVLLQIIILLFKVQIPAYIEMNIPWLYFVNSFLIATVYWFKCHKFNLRDIALPVDPFVNWKCCFTAPAIHDPEQIEKPTSIITC